One Dysidea avara chromosome 7, odDysAvar1.4, whole genome shotgun sequence genomic region harbors:
- the LOC136262321 gene encoding blastula protease 10-like — protein sequence MASKTEDIKPKDKPEDESDSEDESTPANEKHMFVTEPGQICYDRILPKDLYVQPRKSISSPGGPGLLRAAGVTRKLWHKKTLNVHFMEKSFREDQVLEWANIWTQYCGIEFKKVDSPIGSDIRIGFNSDDGAWSYIGTDCLEIPLREFTMNLGFIDRATVLHEFGHALGLIHEHQSPAKGNFKWNKPVVIKSLRGSPNYWDRETIESNMFHKYKKSKISATKYDRRSIMHYSFPARWIKGNKYPNGIPYNTKLSKHDQKLIRKFYGPPRKPSADIAPPVATMDKTASYLVPSIPAPCEDQQLPDNTKVYGLPVFEPHKGVLKSSDDHLMVKFHTSTDDDPKLYTIVTTGELDTLIMLMGPNDVEKFVTADDNGGDGLNAKIERVLVPDSDYYVKIRTFDPEGGEFKFYITSD from the exons ATGGCATCTAAGACGGAAGATATTAAGCCGAAAGACAAACCTGAAGACGAAAGTGATTCTGAAGACGAATCTACCCCAGCGAACGAGAAGCATATGTTCGTCACGGAGCCAGGCCAGATTTGCTACGATCGCATTCTCCCTAAAGATCTCTATGTCCAACCAAGAAAATCGATATCTTCTCCTGGAGGACCAGGCCTTCTGAGAGCAGCCGGTGTAACCCGAAAACTTTGGCACAAGAAGACACTCAATGTTCACTTCATGGAGAAGAGCTTCAGAGAAGATCAGGTCCTTGAGTGGGCCAACATCTGGACCCAatattgtgggattgagttcaAGAAGGTAGATAGTCCAATTGGAAGTGACATCAGGATAGGATTTAACAGTGATGATGGGGCCTGGTCTTACATTGGGACGGATTGTCTTGAAATTCCTCTGAGGGAATTTACAATGAACCTGGGGTTTATTGATAGGGCTACAGTCCTTCATGAGTTTGGCCATGCCCTTGGGCTGATTCATGAACACCAGAGCCCAGCAAAGGGGAACTTTAAGTGGAACAAACCAGTAGTGATTAAGTCATTGAGAGGATCTCCCAACTACTGGGATAGGGAAACCATTGAATCCAACATGTTCCATAAATACAAGAAATCCAAAATATCTGCAACAAAATATGACCGTAGAAGTATCATGCATTAcag cTTTCCTGCAAGGTGGATAAAGGGTAACAAATATCCTAATGGTATACCTTACAACACTAAATTGTCAAAACATGATCAGAAGCTTATCCGAAAGTTTTATGGACCACCTAGGAAGCCTTCAGCAGATATTGCCCCACCTGTTGCTACCATGGACAA gaCAGCATCGTACTTGGTGCCCAGTATTCCAGCTCCTTGTGAGGACCAGCAATTACCTGATAATACTAAAGTGTATGGTCTTCCTGTGTTTGAGCCTCATAAGG GTGTACTGAAGAGTTCTGATGATCACTTGATGGTAAAGTTCCACACTTCAACTGATGATGATCCCAAACTGTACACTATTGTCACCACAGGAGAACTTGATACTCTGATAATGCTAATGG GTCCCAATGATGTGGAGAAGTTTGTCACAGCTGATGACAATGGTGGTGACGGACTGAATGCCAAGATAGAGAGGGTATTGGTGCCAGACAGTGACTACTATGTCAAGATCAGGACGTTTGATCCCGAAGGTGGTGAATTCAAATTTTACATCACTTCAGATTAA